From Taeniopygia guttata chromosome 3, bTaeGut7.mat, whole genome shotgun sequence:
GAAGCTTTCTAGTCTGTTTTTATTACAAATTGTTTCCCATAGCTCAGCCTGATCTCAGAAACTAGGAGGTAGCCTGCATCTCAGCAGTTAACATACCAAATAGTTATTATCTGAAAAATTAGTTAATTTAAATAACCAAGTTTTTTATTCATCTTCGGTAAATTATTGTAGAAGTGACTTCCTAATGCTTAAAGGTAGGATTTTTTGGTCAAAATTAGTATATACCTAAAAATGcttaatttctatttaattttttttaaataacctgCAGTAGAATGGAAATTGCTTATTCAATTTAAAATAGGCTTTTGGTACTCTCAAAAGCACCATACAAAGACTTTTAAAGGACATAATTAGCCTAATTATTTTACAGATATTAAAAGACTTATCCTTAAAAAAAGCTTTATGTTATATCTAGCCAACAAGATTCCTTGTTCTATTTAGTCTTCCCCGTAAATGCATTAGAATGTAATGCTTTGAAATACTATTTTTCCCATGGAGTAAAAAGTTTCAGTTCTTTGAAGTGGGAAGCACAGCTAAATGAATTTGCAAGTCAAGGATGTAAGCTAGATTAAGTATGTAGACAGCCTCAAATACCAAAGCTACCCGTATTTTTCTTGTGTGTCCTAAAGTTaagaagtaataaaaaaaggTAATATCAGAAAATAGTGCAGCTGTCGAGATTAAAACCTGAGACGTCTTCTGTAAAGAAGCCATTCACACAGTCAGAAGGAGTATCAATAACCTTTGTTCTCCGTGAAATCTTAgttgagaaaataatttggctTGGGTTGAGGGGCGAAATAAGAGAGAGTACACAGAATCAGGTTTCCAGTCACACTCACTGAGATAGTTCAGAAAATCAAAATTACAAGCTGGAACTTTTTGTTCTCCATATACACCTAGGAGACACTAAGCTCATAAAATATTCTAAGTGCAGAAGGAACAATTTTGACCATTTCTGGCCTCTTACTCAGGAGCTGATTTTTCAGAGTCAAAGGCTGTTGTCTCTTCAGTTCTCCTTCTTCAGGTGCTCCATATTCTGTTGGAAGAAAAGCACATGTGGAACCCTTCAAAGACTAAACCTCGAGACCTAAGACCACTGTGTGCAGGATCAGGCAGGAGTTCCCTTGGCACAGACGTGGTGGCTCCTGCACCATGCAGTGCTGCAGACACAAGCCTTGTCCAGCTGCTACAGCATTCAGGACAGGGATGTGCTGCTTAACATTCCCAGTGCTGAGAGAGCTACTGAATGGATGGATGCACACAGGTGCTGGGGTCTCCAAGGCAGGGAGCCCAAGTTCCTgaggcagcagtgccctgaaggGTGCAGTTCTGTGCAGAAGCCCACTGGCACGTGATTTACCACATGCGTGGGCTTTCCTAAGGTTGTAGCAGCATGGAAAAAGCACCAAGAGGAAGAGAAATTGAAAACAGACCAAACCGGTGCTTCCACAATGCCAGAGGTGAGGAAATGCTATTGTACTCTGTTTGTACTTACTAAGACAAAGTATTGGGTATCTGGGATGGGCagcaagaaattcttcacttggtttgtttttctctgggTTCCAATGCCCACCAGCTTCTAGCCAGTcctttccaaatattttgcGATAATCAAGCTCTGCTCCTCTTCTTTCAGCAGGAAGGATCTGTACTGACACAGGAATGGCATACAATGTAATTATATAACTTTCCAGACAATAAAATCTAATCAATGCCACAGACTCCTTGGTCTTACTTGGTGTTCAGTATGTTTCAGTGCTACCAAGAATCTTACAAACCACGTCTCCAAATACTGAATGATCCATATATTCAGTATATTTTAGAGCCTTTAAGAGTCTTAAAGCCCCTCTCTGTACTCACTGAGCCATAATTGAATATCTAAGCAAAGACTCTGCTGTATATGATGATGCAAGGATGTTTTCTGTAGCAATGGATTAGATGCTGCTTCTGCTCTCCTTTATGATAAACATTAGCTGAAAGTTTGATTTGGTGTGgattatatttttctattacaGAAGGCAAATATTGGTATTGTGGTCACTGAAACAGATCCGACTATGctgctttttctatttttttctttttttaagagtaTAGATTTGTTAACAGTCCTGAAACTTCAACACAATTCAGgcactgagaaaaaaacaccattGACTCATCTTGTCCAAGTCCCCACTAAGTTAGCAACGCTCACAAAGAGGGCTCAGTCTTGTACTGAACTTGTGACTGCCCCACTGACAAGGGGATGGACTGGTTGGCACTTCACTTTTCGGGCACCCAAACAATTGATAATCttaaaagaaactgaaaacaaTTCCTCAGGCAGTGATTTAAAGTTTTTGCTAGACTTATGCAATTTTTTGAAATATCACACACCTCACAGTTGTTCAAAACCTCCAACTGACTTATCTTGGCAATAATGAGCTGTATCAGGGTCTCTGGGTTCTTCTCTGTGTCCATGATGGGGTTATTGTTACACTGCAGTGCCCGCAAACTTGGCAATTTATCAAGCTCATTGATAGATGACCACTGAAATGAAAGGGAAGAGTCTTTTGaggaaatataaaacataactTCATTTCAGAACAATAGCAGGTAACACTGACTTTTCCTGTACAACAAATGTGActggaaaaattcttttgaTCATCTGAACCAAGTTCTTGGATCCTGTTCATTTAGCTAAGGAAAGAACTGCACTccatttaattaaaaaccaaaccaaagcagaaattagtcagacaaaacaaagAATTAGTCAGAATTTTAGATCATTAGATTCGGTGATAGGAATTATAAAGTAGCTGCCATTATATACACGTGTTTTAACCGtcaagaaatatttcaaaatttttaaactATGTCTCTGTATTGAACAAAGTGTTCAATAGTTACCCTCAGAATCTTACAcataaaatcaaagaaaatttaaaaaaggaaacttAAAAGTTATTCTTAAAGAtgcatttatttacaaaatgtGAAACCATCACAATCTAACCTACCtgtgatattttattttcatttattgcaAGGCGTTTTAGTGAAGGAAACATTTTAGTTTTGCATCCTAGGAAAAGAGTAACAAGAAAATAGTGAAAACTCTAAAtattaaacagaattttaaaactaTAAATAAGTTACTTATTTTACATACCAAATCCAGCATCAGGAAAGTATATAGATGATATCCCAGTATTTCTAAGTATTAGCTGTTCTAATCTGAAATTTAATAGATACAATGATCACTGTATGTGGCACAGGAAGTTTTTTGCAAAGAGATAAAacctaacttttttttccttaatagaGATCTGCAGCTTTTGGTATGGTGCAGCATCACTGACAAATGAAAGGCAGCCTCACAGGCAGTACCCAGACTTCAGCCGTGTTCAGGGAATAAAATTTTCTGTGAGTGCAACAATTTCAAGCTTTCAGAATGGCTCCTGAATTTAAAATGTATGATTTTctaaatgaattttttaaaaatagcttgtGGCTATTGAAAATTATGGCTGCTGTTTTGGTGTACAGGGAAAGATGATAATTCTGCAAATTAGCAAAATGTGGTAAATCACTTTCATTTCATAAGTGTATAATGAAAACCTAATAACATACAGCTGAAGAACGTGTTATTATACAACAAAAGCAAGATTATATTAAAATAGCTCAACTGAATAATGCAGTTACTCTCCTCAGGAGGGCAAAATGCCTCTATTTCAAGATCTCATGAATCTTTCATGCAACATCAATACTATCATATTTCAGCCAACAAGGACTACAGAGATGAATATCTAGGACAAAGAATTTCCAGCAATTTTGTTTACAGCTACCTGGGGAGATGTGCTATGAGATGCAGCTGATTTCCATCCAGTAGCTGGTTGTCTGAAAGGTCTAACAACTTCAGGGTCTGCAGGACATTATCAGGCCTGATGCATTGgaataaacaaacacaaacccagAATATTTAAAGTTATTGGCCAATGAAAACACTATTTTCCCAAGTATATAATTGCATGCACACAATTGTACACATTTATAGATGTTCTGAAATACATAATGTGAAATTTGCATCAATTATTCTCGTGGTAATGTAAATGTTACAGGAATGTAACATTATGTGCTGTGTAACTTTTGTGGTACATCAGTGGCTAACAACTGACTGACATGTTACTCACCTTTCCAGAACTGTAATATTATTAGAAGAAAGGTACAACTCTTCAAGTACTGGCCATCCTTGAGCACAAAGAAGAACCTAAGAGCAAAactttatttaatataaataaagatGGGACTATTTCAGAAATTATACTTCATGCAAATTTGCTCTGAATGTGTTCAGAAAAAGCTATGGCTTCCCAAGCCAGAGGAACAATTCTTAAAGATTTCCTAGTCTTCCCTTTCTTCCATATAGCTCTCCTGTGCCCAGATCTACCAGCACAGATGACATCAAAGGGGTTCTGCAGTCACAGGACTGTAAATCTCAGGCTTGTGGTCACACTCACAGCTGAGACTGCAAACTGAGTGACCTGgaaactgaattaatttattcACTGAGGTGAAGTGACCAGGTATTCCCTATGATGAGGTGAGGAATAGGCTGTACAAACTCTACATGTGCAGAAGTTCCAGAACCTATGTGTATAGCTAATAGACATAACACATCtgacagaatattttaaatatgttaatTTTTCAGAGCTTGAGGCCTTTTTTGTCTTGGGACTGTGCCAACCTATAACCCAATAAAAGCCAAGAATTGCATGAATTCAACACATCTTGAAGTTTGCAAGCtctctaaagaaaataaattaattcagaaagGGCTACAAAATGAACAGAGATATTTTTGGTTTAGATCTTATGCCCTGAAATTCCATAAAAGATGCTATTTTACTTTACACAGCACGAATCCATCCAGCTGCAGGTCTATGTAACTGACTCAAAATAGACACCATGTCAAGGGTAAATACTGTGATCTCCTCAAGAGGCAGCCTATGATTTGGAGCTCAACTGCTTTACACccaaaaagatgaaaaatcaaCCTGCTGTCATATCTGTAACACACAAACTCAGATATAACAACTTTTCCTGTTCCAAACCAAAAGCAGGGAACACTGATATGTAATCTCTTTAATCTGATAGTGTTTCCCCATGTCAACAAGATGGATCAAAATAGTTATCCACTGGTGATGAAGCATGACAAGAAACCTGCAGAGTCAAGAGAAATGAGGTACATGTTCAGTAACTGCCCCACAACAGCCCAGCACTgggatagatggatggatggaataAAAAAACTGCACAAACCTGAAATGTCTGAAGATTTTTCAATATGACTAGAAAATTGCCAAATGACAGGTTACAGCACAGTTCCAAAAAAACTCAAATTGCTAAATTTCCAGCTACTGCTTAAAACAGCTTCCTCAGAAACAAAAGTTCACAGAGCTGACACTGAATTAGCCCTCAGGAAAGAATGAGGCCTCATTGTGAACAGCTGATGAGGTAACAAATACCTAGAAGAGAGCCACAGATGCTCAAAACCAGAAGAATGGAAATGCAAGAGctattgcaaaataaataaagataagAACAAGAAACAATTGTCACCATGTAAGTTCATGATGTTCCTGTATCTTTAGTCTGTTTATCTCAGGAAGCAAATAATATAATTGGGAAAGGCACAAGGAAGCTATACAAGAATTAAAACCATGAAACAGAGAATAGCTGTTCTCAGTTACTTTCATATAAAACATTCGGACTTACTAAATGAAATTACCAGGCAGCAATATCAGAACCCAAAAAGGGTtgaatttatattaaattatatgCACAGCAAAATTTGCTAATGGGTTCTTAATACAGTTAGATAACTCAtggaacaaaaaaatccacaaatatTAATTAGAGGTATATAGCTGAGCTCACAAAGCCACACAATTCCAGATTACGTTCTAAGAAGCTCTTACCATGTGCTTACCCTTTGCCTAGAATTTTTCCCAACTACCTGCTGCTACTTGCTAGTGTCAGAAGCATGATCCTGCACTTCTGTCCTAAcccagatttttcttttaccCTGTATAATAgtatattatattataaataCAAAATCTTAGTTTGAAAACAGAATCACAAATATAACATTATGATTTAAATGCTGAATAAGAAAGAAAGGGTTTGGAGCCATAAATATGAAGTCATTACAATCAAATGCATTAATTCAATTTCTAAGTAAATGGCTGCTAACTTTAAGTTATTTTACAAGACATTTTTCCCCCTTGAAAATtatatgttttgttttgaacaATCGATCAACAATTCTACAGTAATAAGCTCTTTTACTGATATACTGATAATCTCAGAAGTATTTAGATATATGCAAATCATATACTAATGAAATAATTCTTTCTGAAAACTGATGCTCAAGGCATGTGAATGGGGAGCTATGTATCATTACATAAATTAAGCATGTCCCTCTCCTgtgaaaaatacttcaaaacaGAGGaacaaactaaaataaaaatccaagtATAACTATCCCAATGCCATATCGTCTTACATATAACAGCAAGTAATTTTGAAATGCTGTTCACCATTAAatggttttgattttaattaaaacactcTTAAGACTTTTGCTTATATCCCCACTgataatttaaatgtatttctCATTTGCTTGGATTATATTCATTACTATTTTCTATTTGGAAGTTGACTTTTTCAGTAACTCCCCTCAGAGCTTAAGAAGTGACATTTTCAAGTGGTTTGTTCACAGAGTACTGATGTCAGGCACATGgctttatttttccactttcGTTTGGCTGCCCTGGAACACCATTTTCAAGCACAGGCTTGCGTCTGCCAACTTATAGGGAATGAATTGgaaaaaatttataaaacagGTTTTGGAACCAAAGATGCCTTTATGGTCAATGACAAATCATCAGCTAAAGCAGAGTTTCAAAACAATAAATTCAAAAGCTGCATCATTTAAAATTGCTCTGACTAAGCTGGGGCTTTCTCACTGCAATTTAGCTCTGGAGAACTCTgatctgcagccctggcttcaACCAGCCTTTCAGTCACCCCATGGAGGGAGATTTACTCTGATGAGCACTAGGTGACATTTAAAGTGTTTGTAGCCACTTAGTTCTTCCATTCCCTTCACCATTCATATTGCTGCTACTATGGAAGGATTATCAACTGTCCTGCCATAAATCCAACAGGCAGTTTTAAGAGCACAGTGAATGGACACTAAACAAAAACACAGCAGTGACCTCCCTCTAGTCCTGCTGCAAGACAAGAGAATGAAGAAACTTCTTCCTACTCAAGCCCCAGTTTTTTTAAGTGCTCTTTTACTGGATAGCAGCTGGCAGCTGAAATCTGAAAAGTCATGTAATTTTACAATGCAGTACTATAAAATCTGACCCTGAGAAATCCAAAAAACAGTTTGGAATTTAGAAGCTATTATAAGTGACATGACACTGAGATGCACATCCTAAGCCCCATCTCTGCAAAAAGGCCCATTGCTAACTGTAGCTGACAGCAGGACTTCCTTCCTAATAAGATGTCATACCAGGAAATAGTCATGTAAGTGTGCCCTCATGATTCAGTGCCTGAAACAAGTCAGAGCTTtgttcttcctctgctctgtgctgccaaTAACCAGGCATCATATGGTTCAAGAACCATCAATATGGGCAAAGATACCAATCCAGTCTCCTCCTGATGCAAAGTAATGCCAAAACAAGAATTTCTCATCAtaaggaaacattttctttccatttgcaTTTGTTCTATTGCATGCAGAGAAGTACATGTAAATCTTCAACAGCTACCAGGAACCAAGAAGTTTTCACTTAGAAAAAATTTTGGCCACGAAAATAAATTGTACTCCAACTGCTTTCTTTCAATTTGGCAATTTACAGATGTAGATGAAGTAAAATGTTTCTTATTAGACTCCTATGCCAATATTACTTCCTTCATTATGTAGGAAGTACATAAGTCAATATGTAACTAACACAGTTACCCCACAGCACCTTTTCTAAGGATGATTTGATTTCAGTAGAACAATACAGTGCACAAATGTTTATTGTGCTTTCCTTGCCTCAGAAACCTAATGatactaattttttaaaaaaaaatcaggaaaggcTATTACCTCTGTCCATGTTATTTCAGTTTGATTAAGTGCCAGAATCTTCAAGTTTGAAAATGCACTGGATGTAAAAGTTGATGTAGATGGAAAtctcattttgttttcactgcattaaaaaaaattatttgcataatAAATAATCACTTTTATTTAAGTCATTAGTTTGGAGCTACACATTAAAGAAATTTATACCCTCCAAAAACTAAAATCACTGCTTAGCTgtcacatattttaaaatataataaaatacatttctaatTATATTCAAACATACTTTTTCCTAATTTACTTTCCTGATTCAGAAATGCATATTTATTCAAGAATGCATATTTATTCCTCTGTGGCCTCTTTCTCTTTCACTAAGTtttgaacatgaaaaaaattattttcattaatattaaaTGAAACAAAGCCAGAGCTTGGGCTTAAAATCCTTAGTTTTGACTGAAAATGAGGAGCCTAAATGACTGTCCAGACCCCAGCAAAACAAAAGTATGTAAAATCTACTCTCAATAGGTAAGTATcactaaaaagaagaaaatagcaAGATTCGCAAATCTGCAGTCTTCAAATCAGCTTTCATTATTCACCCTGAAAGAGAAGTTTCAAGGCCTAATCTATCTGCATATTCTCCTAAAAATCTCTCAGTGTAGTTTATAATTACATACTTATGAGTAAAATTTCCACATAGAGAGCTAGTCGATGGTTAATCACTTTTATTCTTCTTCCAACATTCcatgcatgaaaaaaaaatcagtaacagatttaccttctttttttaaagcaaacagaaggtcaaaacaataaaaaactgATTCAGACTATATCAGTTTGCAGTGGTAAGCATCAAATTCCAGCATCAAtctcattttgttttccatttttttcacaaataaCTTCTGAAAACCCTTCAGTCTAGAGTACACTTCTCAacaatgaaaaactgaaaaaaattattctgggtgaattaaaataaatttctctgGATTCTCATGCAATAAATCATTATATACTCTAGGCAAAGTTAGATTTACAAATAGCACCCAGGTTGCAAACAGCTGTTCATTGCTAAATATTGAAGAAAATGGAACACCTGCAgctattttaaatatacatttttgtCACGCTAATGataagattaaataaaaaacctgGTGATTTAGGCTGCTACCTAATCCACTGTGTTACTTCACACCAGAAGATTATTGTAGTATGTGCCAAATACAGTGTATAGGTGTATACTAGAAATgttctttcttttgaaattattttatgaatttTCTTGTTCCAATAGAATTGTAGCTTTATTTAACAACAtcctccttccttttccaaTGTCATCATTGTACAAGAGATTTTCCCTAGATCTGCCACCATGGTCCTAACAGTTTCTTAACAGCATCATTGTAGGACAGAAATAGACTAAGGTTTGGGATAATTAAGGTTTATTCAAAGCATTATGGATAATTAAGTTTAGCATCAAGACACAGTAGGCTAAACAAAAGTGGGCTCCTAAATGCAGGCCTGACTGAGCAGCCAGAATGTATcaagaataataaaaaacaaagatcAAGTCTTAAAactttgaagaaaatgttttctagtACTTAATTTTACACAGAAGCTGAACTCGTCGGGTTCGAGTCTTTTCTTGAACACAAATGTCAGAAAAATATAGCCCACAACTTAAGCAGTTGCTTAAgaataagatttaaaaaaaaacaaaaaaaaacttaacTCCCAGTAGAATTAGCCTTGTTGTATCCAgttacatttaaaaatctgaatcCTGAGCCTAGGTTTTTGTTCCTACCCCAAAGGAAGAGAAACttaaatatgaatatttatACCTGACATTAAGTGTTTCCAGATTTTGAACTTGAGAAGCAATAGCTATTACTGTCTCCCAAGATGATATCAGATTTTTTGATAGGTTTATATGCCTCATATCTGAAATTTCttgttaagaaaaataaacttatCTCAAAACTGAGCTTCCTTTTTTCAGAATTAGAGTTTTGTTTTGAATCAAAGAGAAATAGATTACACTAAGGGATGGTACTGCTCAGTTAcagcaaattttattttgatttgtgATATGGAAATGGCTTACAGTTTTATAAAAGAGCTTAACCATACAAATTCTCAAATGGATTAGTTTCTGTACTGTCAGGAACTCTTATAAGTCCTTAAAATGTAACAAATAATAACTGCTTTGTAGTCTTGTAACACTGCCACTGGATGCAGTGTACTAAACAGATTATTTGTTATATATTGGAAACCTCTGGTGTCAACAGAACATACCAGTTCTACTTCAGTAAGGTTATCTATTCTagggaattttttaaaaaaacattgctGAAGCCTCTGAAACTGCAGTCACAGTAACAACCTATGACTATActtctatttttatatacaatttgcatttcctttcaaaaattgTAGACGTCTggctttttaactttttaaaattgcattaaacttttaaatataaacttcaggtttaattttttttttaaataaaaggatACAAGTATCATTCATTGACGTGAACACTTGGAATGCTAAAGTATGTACTTTATTTGTGGCATCATGCAATATAGCAAAAAAAGGATACTGGCACACGTTCTGCTGATTTCCTCTTCCTGACCAGCATGGCTCACTGCACACTCACGCACTGAGATATCCACCAGTTTGTTCAGCTGTCTACATGAGAAAGAACATTCTGTCAGGTAATCTTCAAACAGAAATATGTATATTACATAAATGCCTGGTTTTTACAAGTACACAACATCCTTTTCCTGTGTATCTCCTTTGGAATTAGCAATGTGCAGATTACTACACTGCAGTGTCATTCACACTTGAAAACAGACACATCTCTATTTTTTGCCTTTACATCACTACTACAAAATAAGTCTGATTGAACCACAGTCCcacaccccccaaaaaccctcatCCAAGTGAAATAAAGAGTGgtaaaaaagattaaatatatCTGTACAAATTGGAATTTAATTAGAGATGTCAAGTTAAAAAGGTTTTGTGCAACATGTTTTGCAAGAGGTTCAGAGTTATTTGGGCAGTCTTCATATaacttttcaaaattatttttgactGCTTAGTATGCTCTGGGAGACAAGGAGAATAGTTGTGGAATATCAGCTCAGAAGGAGGCTGCCACCTACTGAACTAATACATCTCTTCTGCTGGAGGCCATTAGAACTGCAATTAATTACACATCAATTAGTTACTTCCTTTTTACCCTTCCAGGCACATGAACATGAAATCAACTGATTGAAAAACTTTTTCACTAGTAGTACAGTGACTTTGTCTTCCCTCTCTTGGTTACAAAGTCATTTGTGATATGAGTAAACAAAGACTAAAAAACACTATACAATattaagaaaacattaaaatacatCTATTTTCAAAAGACCATGCATGTGTATGGTGACTGccaatataataataatttatctTTCATTTCTCACAAAACATTATCACCTGCTACTTTATGAAACCAGAATGAGAATTGTTAGCACTCAAACATGGCATAATCCCAGTTCCTATTTGTAAAATCTGTAAATTATGAATCCACAATTAGAAGATTTCTTTCTTGTCTCTTCCACCACAGTGCAGTCTGGCTGGTTTTTAGACACAACAATTTTATGTGCATGGCAGTCACTTCCTTACAGCTGAAATACTACTTGACTGATCAATCACTAATAATGTATCTCAGATTTTCATATATTACACTTGCCTTTGCTGTTCTGCAATGGAATCCATGCCAACAAATTCCACAGTCTTCGTTCCAAATACTACTGTATCCCCTGTCCCACACAGAGCATCTTGCTTATCGTTCAATCCATACCGATCCTTTACTGCAGTAAGAAAATCTACTCCAAAATTTGCCTTGTTTGGCCGGATGAATGATCCTCCTTTAGGATGCCTAGAATAGAGCAGCCAGGAAAAGTTATCTTGACAATGACTGACTAATTAAATACTACTTTAAACAGAAGTACAGAGAACCAAAGCAGTCAAAAGGCAATTCCACAGGCTAATTGTAAACATCAGTGTTCCCAGCCAGCCAGGTAAGACTTTCAGAGTATCTTTGATAGTACTTGATAGAAATTCACTTAGTGAGATACCATGAGAAGTGGAGCACCAGCTCCCCAAAATGTACTTACACATTGAAATTGTGTCAGtgtcattattaaaaataactgcTCTGTTATTTCCAAACTCATTATGAAGTCAGGTTCTCCAGAAAAACAAGTTTCTGCCTATGGATAGACACAAAGTTACCTAAATCATACAATAATTGTGCTGGGAGTTTTACCAAAGCCTGAGAAACACTCAGAATAGTGATTGCTACACTGTATTTGACTTGTATAATTCACTTCTAATTCTATCACACAAATGACACAACATACAAATTGTAGCACTCAGAACTCTTATACAAACACAAACTTCAAAAAATCCTGATACTAACTTGGCAACAATTTCAAATATTCAACAAAAATATCCAACCAGTAATGTGTGTTCAAGACAGTCCAATggagtttcttttctcttgagCACTGAAAAAACTTTGTTGCATTCCCATATCTTGCCATGCAATTGCTTTAACATTTTCTAGCAAAGTTAGCAAGGAAACAGTATCAGAAAAGAACTAGCAGAGAAGTTATGGGAATGGTGTCACAGAGCAGATGAGGATCTGATAGGAGCATCAGCCAGAAAACATCAGGAAGAAAATTGGTAGCTATGAATATCTGTCTGTCATCAAGCTGAGAAGACAGGAAGCTTTGGTAGGAAAGTGCCCAGGAGGAAGACATCACTTATGTAAATAAAACTTCTCAAACCAGCATGTAAGCATCAAGTGTCTAATTAGCAAACCATAACATAAACTACCAATGCTAAAAGTTCAAAATTCTCATTAAAAAGCCAGTAACTAAAGGCCTCAAATCTTGTGGACTGATTACAGGTAGATGGAATAGCTTGGGGACCATGTATTcacatttttgttaaaaaatcaGTGCTGGGAAATTCCTGTGCCAGTTTCATTCATTAGCCATTCCACTGTCATATCCTAAAGAAGGACCTAGGTAGAAATTCAGTATTACTTACTTTCAAGCTATTATCAGTCTAGTTTTGTAATGACTATGATTAGATTGCAATGATTactaaagaagcagaaaagcaaactcCTAAAGAATGTAAATCTGGTATGAACTTTTCATGTTTGATAAGCAttttcaatacatttttaatCCAGTAACCTTCTCTTAAGTAATTTCTATCATTCCTTTGAAATTCTTCATAGCTTGGAAACACTTGAGTGATTTAAATATTAAACTTCCTCAAATGTAAAAATGATGTGATGCTTTCTTAATACCTCTTCTTAAAACAGTAAATTACCTTTTTATGACCTGAACTAGAACATTTCTTGCCTGCAAATATATCACTTCTGCATTTAATTAAATCAAACAACTTCACAGATAGCAGCTAGTACTGGATTCTGCTTGGGGCTCTGGAAAAATCCTTGTACTCTGGTCTGTCTGTAATTCACACTAGGTCGTGCTGTAAATTTATTCTGACAACAACTGTCCAATTTCCCATTACCATG
This genomic window contains:
- the TBCE gene encoding tubulin-specific chaperone E; translated protein: MAAAVPPDALGRRVACGTDYGTVRYVGSVSPTAGIWLGVEWDDPQRGKHDGSYEGTQYFKCRHPKGGSFIRPNKANFGVDFLTAVKDRYGLNDKQDALCGTGDTVVFGTKTVEFVGMDSIAEQQRQLNKLVDISVRECAVSHAGQEEEISRTCANMRHINLSKNLISSWETVIAIASQVQNLETLNVSENKMRFPSTSTFTSSAFSNLKILALNQTEITWTEVLLCAQGWPVLEELYLSSNNITVLERPDNVLQTLKLLDLSDNQLLDGNQLHLIAHLPRLEQLILRNTGISSIYFPDAGFGCKTKMFPSLKRLAINENKISQWSSINELDKLPSLRALQCNNNPIMDTEKNPETLIQLIIAKISQLEVLNNCEILPAERRGAELDYRKIFGKDWLEAGGHWNPEKNKPSEEFLAAHPRYPILCLKYGAPEEGELKRQQPLTLKNQLLTLTIKCPEKPEQKPVEKKLPESMTIQKVKGLLYRLFKIPGSDLKLSYKSSKLEGKEVELDNDLKPLQFYSIESGDCVLVRW